The following coding sequences are from one Paenibacillus tundrae window:
- a CDS encoding bifunctional metallophosphatase/5'-nucleotidase — MKPTQPTTTFDILFTSDLHGAIRPIHYNTNAYRPAGLAMLATLIRKERERSPELLLVDNGDLLQGSPLASYAAANVSKREVHPFITVLNELGYDAAVMGNHEFNYGQELLSGAVEGSTFPWLSANIVRTRPQEDHERLLESEQDAAGEQPRYMTYGDDSTVVHSYGTDSEDRNRPIAPLEAGIPAFGPPYLVKTLSSGVRIALLGATTHYIPNWEHPKNIEGLQFLDALETIRAWVNYIREVEKPDVLVVSYHGGFESDLETGEPAERLTGENQGYAVCRDIEGIDVLLTGHQHRQLATVIHGVTVIQPGFSGSGIGHVSVQLQQNPDGAWQITDKQAKLLRLDEQQDLEPDDVVMRLTDELETQAQSWLDQPIGEVSGDLSISDATTLRLQAHPFIDFVHQVQMEATGAQLSNTAMLSEEARGFGSQITVRDVLSNFIYPNTLTVLELSGQDIREALEQSARYFELDSSGKVIVNPAYIEPKPQHYNYDMWAGIEYELDISQPVGNRVVKLERNGAPIAMDSTFSVVMNSYRAAGGGDYAMYPGKKVLHEGATDMATLVEDYIRRHQPLTVQPANNWKVIS; from the coding sequence ATGAAACCTACTCAACCGACGACAACCTTCGATATTTTGTTTACCAGTGATCTGCATGGAGCCATCCGTCCGATTCATTACAACACCAATGCCTATCGCCCAGCCGGGCTTGCTATGCTAGCTACACTCATTCGGAAGGAACGTGAACGCTCGCCTGAACTACTGCTAGTAGATAATGGTGACTTGCTACAAGGCTCGCCCCTGGCCTCCTACGCGGCTGCCAACGTATCCAAACGTGAAGTTCATCCTTTCATTACTGTGTTGAATGAACTCGGCTATGATGCGGCAGTCATGGGAAATCACGAGTTCAATTATGGGCAGGAGCTGCTCTCTGGAGCCGTTGAAGGCTCCACATTCCCATGGTTATCGGCTAACATTGTGCGGACTCGTCCGCAAGAAGATCATGAAAGATTACTAGAAAGCGAGCAAGATGCTGCAGGGGAACAGCCGCGCTACATGACGTATGGGGATGACTCCACTGTGGTTCATTCATACGGAACAGATTCCGAAGACCGGAATCGTCCCATCGCACCATTGGAAGCTGGCATTCCTGCATTTGGCCCTCCGTATCTCGTTAAGACGTTGTCTTCGGGTGTCAGAATTGCTTTATTAGGTGCGACTACACACTACATCCCGAACTGGGAACATCCCAAAAATATTGAAGGATTACAGTTCCTTGATGCGTTAGAGACCATCCGTGCATGGGTTAATTACATTCGCGAAGTGGAGAAGCCAGATGTGCTTGTGGTTAGTTATCACGGTGGATTCGAAAGTGATCTAGAGACCGGTGAGCCAGCTGAACGGTTGACTGGAGAGAATCAAGGGTATGCGGTCTGTCGAGATATCGAAGGTATTGATGTACTTCTCACAGGACATCAGCATCGCCAGCTCGCTACAGTAATCCATGGTGTAACCGTCATTCAGCCTGGATTCAGTGGAAGTGGTATAGGGCATGTATCGGTTCAATTACAGCAAAATCCAGATGGAGCATGGCAGATTACAGATAAACAGGCTAAGCTGCTACGCTTGGATGAACAACAAGACCTGGAACCCGATGATGTGGTCATGAGACTTACGGATGAACTGGAGACTCAGGCTCAATCCTGGTTAGATCAACCGATTGGTGAGGTATCTGGTGACTTGTCAATCTCCGATGCGACAACGCTCCGGCTTCAAGCACATCCATTCATTGATTTTGTGCACCAGGTACAGATGGAAGCAACGGGAGCACAGCTCTCGAATACGGCGATGCTTAGTGAAGAAGCTCGCGGATTCGGAAGTCAGATCACGGTTCGTGATGTGTTATCGAATTTCATCTATCCTAATACGCTTACCGTACTAGAGCTGAGTGGTCAGGATATTCGAGAAGCGTTGGAGCAAAGCGCGCGCTACTTCGAACTGGATTCCTCAGGAAAGGTTATCGTTAATCCGGCCTACATCGAACCTAAACCACAGCATTACAATTATGATATGTGGGCAGGCATTGAATACGAGCTGGATATCTCTCAGCCTGTAGGGAATCGAGTCGTGAAGCTAGAGCGCAATGGTGCACCGATTGCGATGGATAGCACATTTTCTGTGGTGATGAATAGTTACCGTGCAGCAGGTGGAGGCGATTATGCTATGTATCCAGGTAAAAAGGTGCTGCATGAAGGCGCCACGGATATGGCTACATTGGTGGAGGATTACATTCGTAGACATCAACCGTTGACGGTGCAGCCGGCGAATAATTGGAAGGTCATTAGCTAG
- a CDS encoding phosphate/phosphite/phosphonate ABC transporter substrate-binding protein: MKKSALFLPLLILVLFLSACGSNATTGSSNGADTSSNASGTSTETAETEKEAEGYVPTELTVQFVPSQNADTLEAKAKPLEKLLGDKLGIPVKVSVSTDYNTIIEAMASNKVDVGFLPPTAYVLAKEKGAAQVILQAQRFGVNDETGAPTEELADSYKSMFIVKKDSPIQTIEDLKGKKIAYQNVTSSAGYVWPAGLLLDNGIDPLKDVSPVTLKGHDQGVIAVLNGDVDAAAIFQDARNTVAKDYPTVFEDTRVLAFTEPIPNDTIAVRTDMNADWTAKIKQAFIDIGKDTEGHQIIKEIYTHEGYVESDDSKFEIVRQYGEKVKGE; this comes from the coding sequence TTGAAGAAGTCCGCTTTATTTTTACCATTGTTGATTTTGGTTCTGTTTCTGAGTGCATGTGGGTCTAATGCTACGACAGGTTCGTCTAACGGGGCTGATACGAGTTCGAATGCGTCCGGTACGTCTACTGAAACGGCAGAAACAGAAAAAGAAGCCGAAGGTTATGTACCAACAGAACTAACGGTTCAATTCGTTCCTTCCCAGAATGCAGACACGCTTGAAGCTAAAGCAAAACCGCTCGAGAAGTTGCTTGGTGACAAACTGGGTATTCCGGTAAAAGTCAGCGTATCCACAGACTACAACACAATTATTGAAGCAATGGCTTCCAACAAAGTAGACGTAGGTTTCTTGCCTCCAACAGCATATGTACTTGCTAAAGAAAAAGGCGCAGCTCAAGTTATTTTGCAAGCTCAACGTTTTGGCGTAAATGATGAGACAGGTGCTCCAACAGAGGAATTGGCTGATTCCTATAAATCCATGTTTATCGTGAAGAAAGATTCACCGATCCAAACGATTGAAGATCTCAAAGGTAAGAAAATTGCTTACCAAAACGTAACGTCTTCCGCTGGTTATGTATGGCCTGCAGGTTTGTTGCTCGACAATGGCATTGACCCATTGAAAGATGTAAGTCCTGTAACATTGAAAGGTCATGACCAAGGTGTTATTGCTGTACTGAACGGTGATGTTGATGCAGCAGCAATTTTCCAAGATGCTCGTAACACTGTAGCTAAAGACTACCCAACGGTATTTGAAGATACACGTGTACTGGCGTTCACTGAGCCAATTCCTAACGATACCATTGCTGTTCGTACAGATATGAATGCAGATTGGACTGCGAAGATCAAACAAGCTTTCATCGATATCGGTAAAGACACAGAAGGCCACCAAATCATTAAAGAAATCTATACGCATGAAGGTTATGTAGAGTCCGATGATAGCAAGTTCGAGATCGTTCGTCAGTATGGCGAAAAAGTAAAAGGCGAGTAA
- the phnC gene encoding phosphonate ABC transporter ATP-binding protein — protein MIELHNVTKTYANGTKGLDNINLKFEQGEFIAVVGLSGAGKSTLLRSINRLHDISEGEIKINGSSITKAQGKRLRMIRRDIGMIFQSFNLVKRSSVLRNVLCGRVGYHSTMRTILGRFPKEDVELAFTALERVNISEKAYSRADQLSGGQQQRVAIARVLAQEAKIILADEPVASLDPLTTKQVMDDLKHINQELGITTIVNLHFIDLAREYATRIVGLRAGKVVFDGPVEEATDERFAEIYGRPILADELLDKQAVPEQGEVLV, from the coding sequence ATGATTGAGCTTCATAACGTCACCAAAACGTATGCAAACGGCACAAAAGGCCTGGATAATATTAATCTGAAGTTTGAACAAGGCGAATTTATTGCGGTCGTTGGTCTGTCTGGAGCAGGGAAATCAACCCTCCTACGTTCCATTAATCGACTGCACGATATTAGTGAAGGTGAGATCAAGATCAACGGAAGTTCGATTACGAAGGCACAGGGCAAACGCCTGCGTATGATCAGACGTGATATCGGTATGATCTTCCAGAGTTTTAACCTGGTGAAACGCTCCAGTGTACTTCGTAATGTGCTCTGTGGACGTGTCGGATATCATTCGACGATGCGTACCATCCTGGGTCGTTTTCCAAAAGAGGATGTTGAATTGGCGTTCACTGCGTTGGAACGGGTTAACATCTCGGAGAAAGCTTACTCCCGTGCAGATCAGTTGTCTGGTGGACAACAACAGCGTGTAGCGATTGCTCGTGTACTTGCCCAAGAAGCTAAAATCATTCTGGCCGATGAGCCAGTCGCATCACTAGATCCACTTACAACAAAGCAGGTTATGGATGACCTGAAGCACATTAATCAGGAGCTAGGCATTACAACCATCGTTAATCTTCACTTTATCGACCTGGCGAGAGAGTATGCGACCCGGATCGTGGGATTGCGGGCAGGTAAAGTTGTATTCGACGGTCCGGTGGAAGAGGCAACGGATGAGCGATTCGCTGAGATTTACGGCAGACCGATTCTAGCTGACGAATTGCTCGATAAGCAGGCGGTGCCTGAGCAGGGAGAAGTTCTGGTATGA
- the phnE gene encoding phosphonate ABC transporter, permease protein PhnE, which translates to MKGQTNVSLQNSGKPGIGKEPGSSPSQVVKRPKPPGRTKHLLTLVIILLLLWASAKQTDASFTELFEGFPNMLDLLKDMFPPRWSYFDNIVQGMLETIRMALIGTTIGAIIAIPVAIICAGNLMPSRWIYYPARFVLNLIRTVPDLLLAALFVAVFGLGPIPGILALAVFSVGLIAKLTYETLETIDRGPLEAMTAVGMNRIQLIVYGVVPQLAAQFTSYVLYAFEINVRAAAILGLVGAGGIGLYYEATLGFLEYDKTSVIILFTLAIVLIIDYVSTKLREKLL; encoded by the coding sequence ATGAAGGGGCAAACCAATGTTTCACTTCAAAATTCAGGCAAGCCAGGCATAGGCAAGGAGCCTGGTTCCAGCCCAAGTCAGGTCGTTAAGCGTCCCAAACCGCCTGGACGGACGAAGCATCTGCTCACGCTGGTCATTATTTTGCTTCTTCTCTGGGCGAGTGCGAAGCAGACCGATGCTAGCTTTACGGAGCTATTTGAAGGCTTCCCGAACATGCTGGATCTGCTAAAGGACATGTTTCCGCCTCGCTGGAGTTATTTTGATAATATCGTTCAAGGTATGCTGGAGACCATTCGTATGGCTCTAATTGGTACAACTATTGGTGCGATCATTGCCATTCCGGTGGCAATTATCTGCGCGGGTAACCTGATGCCTAGCCGGTGGATTTACTACCCAGCACGTTTTGTACTTAACCTGATTCGGACAGTGCCGGATCTGTTGCTTGCTGCTTTGTTTGTCGCGGTGTTTGGCCTAGGGCCGATTCCGGGTATCCTGGCACTGGCTGTGTTCTCCGTAGGTTTAATTGCCAAGCTCACCTATGAGACGCTGGAAACGATTGATCGAGGACCGCTGGAGGCAATGACTGCTGTCGGTATGAACCGTATTCAGCTCATTGTGTATGGCGTTGTGCCACAATTGGCCGCTCAATTCACATCCTATGTCTTGTATGCCTTTGAGATTAATGTACGTGCTGCAGCCATTCTGGGATTGGTGGGAGCCGGAGGTATTGGACTTTATTATGAAGCTACACTTGGATTCCTGGAGTATGACAAAACCAGCGTAATCATTCTATTTACCCTTGCTATTGTTCTGATTATTGATTATGTAAGTACTAAGCTGCGGGAGAAATTGCTATGA
- the phnE gene encoding phosphonate ABC transporter, permease protein PhnE, translating into MMKNETSRIRPKPRKNPLRWVIVILLILVYAWALAGVPFTGFKETAGQIMKAIIAGIFSPDWNFVYLPEGEDLLRGLLDTLAISVLGTVISAVLCIPFAFWSARNMSGHRSISGAGKMVLSFIRTFPEIIMALMFIKAVGPGSFAGVLALGLHSIGMLGKLYADEVENIDYGPSEALLASGASRMQQLWFAILPQVMPGFLNYTLYRFEINVRSATILGVIGAGGIGTPLIFALSTRNWPRVGIILLGIIVMITIIDLISGYIRKKLV; encoded by the coding sequence ATGATGAAAAATGAAACAAGCCGCATCCGGCCGAAACCACGGAAGAACCCGCTTCGCTGGGTTATTGTTATCCTGCTGATTCTGGTATATGCCTGGGCTCTTGCCGGTGTACCGTTTACCGGGTTTAAGGAAACCGCTGGACAGATCATGAAGGCTATTATCGCAGGTATATTCTCACCAGACTGGAACTTCGTTTATCTACCTGAAGGGGAAGACTTACTGCGCGGATTGCTGGATACACTCGCCATCTCCGTACTGGGTACGGTGATCTCAGCTGTATTGTGTATTCCGTTTGCCTTCTGGTCTGCACGTAATATGAGTGGACATCGCTCAATCTCAGGTGCAGGCAAAATGGTACTTAGCTTCATTCGTACGTTTCCTGAGATTATCATGGCCTTGATGTTTATCAAGGCTGTAGGCCCTGGATCGTTCGCAGGGGTACTTGCCCTTGGTTTACACTCCATCGGAATGCTCGGTAAATTGTACGCGGATGAAGTTGAAAATATTGACTACGGTCCGTCTGAGGCGTTGCTTGCTTCTGGAGCTAGTCGCATGCAACAGTTGTGGTTTGCCATCTTGCCGCAGGTCATGCCTGGATTCTTGAACTATACCCTGTATCGCTTCGAGATTAACGTACGGTCTGCGACCATCTTGGGTGTCATTGGGGCCGGGGGGATTGGAACACCGCTGATTTTTGCACTGAGCACCCGGAACTGGCCGCGTGTAGGTATTATCCTGCTGGGAATTATTGTGATGATTACGATCATTGACTTGATCTCGGGATATATTCGGAAGAAGCTGGTGTAA
- a CDS encoding chitinase N-terminal domain-containing protein, which yields MALPLQIGLWNGDASVHAEGPTDPAPFIQAKVVNENAGKKVLFDNSHGQTAGAADWVIDGGFSDFGNALANDGYYVKELRKTTPFTYEDLKEYNVFVIAEPQIPFKTSEQAAMKQYVEQGGSIFFIGDHYNADRNKNRWDGSEAINGYRRGAFEDPIKGMSTEERNSEAMQNVTSTDWLSENFGIRFRYNALGDIDANIIVPADQAFGITEGVSSVAMHAGSTLAITDPTLAKGIVYLPKTNAKWNNAVDQGVYNGGGIEEGPYVAVSKLGAGKAAFIGDSSPVEDASPKYLREETGTRKTTYDGFKEADDAVLLVNTVNWLATQENYTSLTEVAGLELDNATALLPFEEPAASTEPQAEPWAAPAAGYKWYDRSTFKAGSYGGPASSANASYSFVKQDTLPNAEDFQVRVVVENMPPNTTVSGYSAGIYLTGGTQVAMIQNDSGTWPTSYGYSSAFSVTSDSKGRAIKDLNVRIKPGTNGNASLRLRLNGSNLITNAVTVGNVPAVPLPEEEGPIPATITVAEARTKAVGSTVTIEGVVTTQPGAFGGQAFYLQDETAGIYVFQHISGFQVGDKVKVTAPTTIYNSEFELTDVVAIEKTGTASVPAPALVTTINDGNQGQLVQLKDVTVQNIISATPAGSFEFDAVAADGTTTHVRVDTRTGVTETSFPYAAGDKIDITGVSAIFRDVYQLKPRSLNDFVAAEEQGGGEVPSTPAVGAPGKPVLSSDNGYTTGLFGGSYNVTMNLWWGDNGSEYKLYENGVLVDTQKLTEATPQAQSTKTAITDKANGTYTYVAELTNSKGTTRSDELTVQVTNAAPGKATLSQDNWDGDGIYSVTMNLWWGTNATEYRLYENDVLIDTQELKAATPASQRAVTDLSGRANGTYTYRAELINAAGVTSTETITVQVSKAALPLAS from the coding sequence TTAACGAAAATGCTGGCAAAAAGGTATTGTTCGACAACTCACACGGTCAGACGGCTGGAGCCGCAGATTGGGTAATCGATGGTGGTTTCTCGGACTTCGGAAATGCGTTAGCGAATGATGGATATTACGTAAAGGAACTGCGCAAGACAACCCCATTTACCTATGAGGATCTGAAAGAGTATAACGTATTCGTAATTGCAGAACCTCAGATTCCTTTCAAAACTTCGGAACAAGCAGCAATGAAACAATATGTAGAGCAAGGCGGCAGTATCTTCTTCATCGGAGATCATTACAATGCCGATCGTAACAAAAACCGCTGGGACGGTTCAGAAGCCATTAACGGTTATCGCCGTGGGGCATTTGAAGATCCAATCAAAGGCATGAGCACGGAGGAACGTAACTCCGAGGCTATGCAGAATGTAACGAGCACAGACTGGTTGTCCGAAAACTTCGGTATCCGTTTCCGCTACAACGCATTAGGCGATATTGACGCGAACATTATCGTTCCGGCTGATCAAGCCTTTGGCATCACGGAAGGTGTATCATCCGTAGCTATGCACGCGGGTTCCACACTGGCAATCACAGACCCAACGCTTGCGAAGGGTATCGTGTATCTGCCAAAAACCAATGCCAAATGGAACAATGCTGTTGACCAAGGTGTCTACAACGGTGGTGGCATTGAAGAAGGTCCTTACGTGGCTGTATCCAAGCTGGGTGCAGGTAAAGCTGCCTTCATCGGTGACTCTTCCCCAGTGGAAGATGCATCGCCTAAATACTTGCGTGAAGAGACAGGCACACGCAAAACTACCTATGACGGCTTCAAAGAAGCTGACGATGCGGTATTGCTTGTGAACACAGTGAACTGGCTCGCGACGCAAGAAAACTATACTAGTCTGACAGAAGTGGCTGGACTGGAGCTGGATAACGCTACTGCCCTGTTGCCATTTGAAGAACCAGCGGCTTCTACAGAGCCACAAGCTGAACCTTGGGCGGCACCTGCTGCTGGGTACAAGTGGTATGATCGCTCCACGTTCAAAGCTGGGTCTTACGGCGGACCTGCATCTAGTGCGAATGCTTCCTATAGCTTCGTGAAACAGGATACACTTCCTAATGCAGAAGACTTCCAGGTGCGTGTTGTAGTAGAGAACATGCCTCCAAATACAACGGTATCAGGCTATAGCGCAGGGATCTATCTGACTGGTGGAACCCAAGTAGCTATGATTCAAAATGACAGCGGCACATGGCCGACATCGTACGGTTATAGTTCTGCATTTAGCGTAACTTCTGACAGCAAAGGTCGTGCAATCAAAGACCTTAACGTTCGCATCAAACCAGGTACAAACGGCAATGCAAGCTTGCGCCTACGCTTGAACGGCAGCAACTTGATTACAAATGCAGTGACTGTAGGTAATGTACCAGCCGTTCCGCTTCCAGAGGAAGAAGGACCAATCCCAGCAACAATTACGGTTGCTGAAGCTCGTACCAAAGCAGTTGGCTCAACGGTAACCATTGAAGGTGTAGTTACAACTCAGCCGGGTGCATTTGGCGGACAAGCCTTCTATCTTCAAGATGAGACAGCTGGAATCTATGTATTCCAACATATTAGTGGCTTCCAAGTTGGCGACAAAGTGAAAGTTACTGCACCAACAACGATCTATAACAGCGAATTTGAGCTTACCGATGTTGTAGCTATTGAGAAAACCGGTACTGCCTCTGTTCCTGCTCCGGCTCTCGTTACAACCATTAATGACGGTAACCAAGGTCAACTCGTACAGTTGAAAGATGTAACGGTTCAAAATATCATTAGCGCTACGCCTGCTGGATCATTTGAATTCGATGCGGTAGCTGCTGACGGAACAACTACACATGTGCGCGTGGATACACGTACAGGTGTAACTGAAACTTCCTTCCCTTATGCTGCGGGAGACAAGATTGATATCACAGGTGTATCGGCTATTTTCAGAGATGTATATCAACTGAAGCCTAGAAGCTTGAACGATTTTGTTGCTGCCGAAGAACAAGGTGGAGGCGAAGTGCCTTCCACTCCAGCTGTGGGAGCACCGGGTAAACCGGTGCTTTCTTCTGATAACGGCTATACAACAGGGCTGTTCGGCGGTTCTTATAACGTAACGATGAATCTGTGGTGGGGCGACAATGGTTCGGAATACAAATTGTATGAGAACGGCGTACTTGTTGACACTCAAAAGTTAACTGAAGCTACACCACAAGCGCAATCAACCAAAACAGCAATCACTGACAAAGCTAATGGCACATATACGTATGTAGCCGAGCTGACCAACAGCAAAGGCACGACACGTAGTGACGAGCTGACGGTACAAGTAACCAATGCAGCACCAGGTAAAGCTACTCTTTCCCAAGATAACTGGGATGGCGATGGCATTTACAGCGTAACGATGAATCTCTGGTGGGGTACAAATGCTACAGAATACCGCCTTTATGAAAATGATGTACTTATCGATACACAGGAATTGAAGGCTGCAACACCAGCATCTCAGCGTGCTGTAACCGATCTGTCTGGTCGTGCCAACGGAACGTACACGTACCGTGCGGAACTGATCAATGCAGCAGGCGTAACAAGCACTGAGACCATTACGGTTCAAGTGAGTAAAGCAGCTCTACCATTGGCAAGCTAA